The DNA sequence ATCAGCCGATCGAGGGATAGCCCTGAGTTGTCGCCCGGGCACCGCCGGGGTACCACGACGATCATGAAGATGCTTCTCGCGGCCGTGGCCACCGTGCTCGCCGGCCCGGCGGCGGCCGGTGGGGTGCAGCCCGATCCGCCCAGCTGGGGGCTCGACCGGATCGACCAGCGCACCGGCCTCGACCACGCCTACCACTACGCGACCGACGGCTCGGGCGTCACGATCTACGTGATCGACAGCGGCGTCGACGCGAACCACCCCGACTTCCAGGGCCGCGTCGCGCCCGGGCGGGACTTCCTGAACGGCGGCGCCGACACCGCCGACACCAACGGCCACGGCACCCGCCTCGCCGGGATCGCCGCGGGCAAGGACTACGGCGTCGCGAAGGGCGCGCAGATCGTGCCGGTGCGCGTGCTCGACAAGGACGGCGGCGGGGCGACCGATCAGATCATCGCCGGCATCGACTGGGTCGCGCAGAACGCCCAGCAGCCCGCCGTCGCCGTCCTCGGCATCGGCGGGGTGCCGAACGACCGGCTCGACGACGCGGTGAAGCGGCTGGCCGCGGTGCTCCCGGTCGCGGTCCCGGCGGGCAGCGAGACGGCCGACGCGAGCGGCTTCTCCCCGGGCCGGGTCGCCGAGGCGCTCACCGTGGGGGCCACCGACACCCAGGACCGCCCCGACAAGGCGTCCAACTTCGGCCAGGACGTCGACCTGTACGCCCCGGGCGTAGACGTTCCCGGCCCGATCGCGGGCGGCACCGGCGCGGGCCCGGAATCGGGCACGTCGATGGCGGCCGCGTTTGCCGCCGGCGTGGCCGCGCTCTACCGCGCCCAGCACCCGGAAATGGCCCCCGCGCAGGTGGACCAAGCGCTTGTTCAGGCCGCGACGACGGACGCGCTCAAGGGCGTCCCGGACGGCACGGCTAACCGGCTGCTTTACGCGCCGCCGGGAACCTGAGAAGCTGCCCAACCGGCGGCCCGGCGAATCTTCCACGCGCATGATGTCCATCACCTGGTATGGAACTCCCGCAGAGCGGGAAGAACCGGGTAACGTGCGTTGACTTACCGATCCATACGGGAAGGACCGGGCATGTTCCGCAAGGTGCTGGTGGCCAACCGCGGGGAGATCGCGATCCGAGCGTTCCGCGCCGGCTACGAACTGGGCGCGGGGACGGTCGCCGTGTTTCCGCACGAAGACCGCAACTCGCTGCACCGGCTGAAGGCCGACGAGGCGTACGAGATCGGCGAACCCGGTCACCCCGTGCGCGCCTACCTCTCGGTCGACGAGATCGTCTCCGCGGCGAAGAAGGCCGGGGCCGACGCCGTCTACCCCGGTTACGGCTTCCTCTCGGAGAACCCCGACCTCGCGCGCGCGTGCGAAGAAGCGGGCGTCACCTTCGTCGGGCCGAGCGCCGAGATCCTCGAACTCACCGGGAACAAGGCCCGCGCGGTCAAGGCCGCGCGCGAGGCCGGCGTGCCGGTGCTCGGGTCGTCCGAGCCCTCCAGCGACGTCGACGCGCTGGTCGCCGCGGCCGAGGAGCTGGGCTTCCCGGTGTTCGTGAAGGCCGTCGCCGGCGGTGGCGGGCGCGGCATGCGCCGCGTCGAGGACCCCGCTGTGCTGCGCGAGTCCATCGAAGCCGCCGCGCGCGAGGCCGAGTCCGCCTTCGGCGACCCGACCGTCTTCCTGGAGAAGGCCGTCGTCGAGCCGCGGCACATCGAGGTGCAGATCCTCGCCGACGGCGCGGGCAACATCATCCACCTCTACGAGCGCGACTGTTCGGTGCAGCGGCGCCACCAGAAGGTCGTCGAGCTGGCCCCGGCGCCGAACCTCGACCCCGAGCTGCGCGACCGCATCTGCGCGGACGCGGTCAAGTTCGCGAAGCAGATCGGCTACCGCAACGCCGGCACCGTCGAGTTCCTGCTCGACAAGCAGGGCAACCACGTCTTCATCGAGATGAACCCGCGCATCCAGGTCGAGCACACGGTCACCGAAGAGGTCACCGACGTCGACCTCGTGCAGTCGCAGCTGCGGATCGCGTCCGGCGAGACCCTCGACGACCTCGGTCTCTCCCAGGACAAGATCTACCTGCGCGGCGCCGCGCTCCAGTGCCGCATCACCACCGAAGACCCGGCCAACGGCTTCCGCCCGGACACCGGGATGATCTCCGCCTACCGCTCGCCGGGCGGCTCCGGCATCCGGCTCGACGGCGGCACCGCCTTCTCCGGCACGGAGATCAGCGCCCACTTCGACTCGCTGCTGGTGAAGCTCACCTGCCGCGGCCGGGACTTCAAGACCGCCGTCGGCCGCGCGCGCCGCGCCGTCGCCGAGTTCCGGATCCGCGGTGTCGCGACGAACATCCCGTTCCTGCAAGCGGTTCTGGACGACGAGGACTTCCGCGCCGGGCGCGTCACGACGTCGTTCATCGAGGAGCGCCCGCAGCTGCTCACCGCGCGGCAGTCCGCCGACCGCGGCACGCGGCTGCTGACCTACCTCGCCGACCAGACGGTCAACAAGCCGCACGGCGAGCGCCCGAAGACGCCGGACGCCACCGTCAAGCTGCCGAAGCTGCCCAAGGACGCCGAGCCGGCACCGGGGTCGAAGCAGAAGCTCGTCGAGCTGGGCCCGGCCGGGTTCGCGGAGTGGCTGCGGAAGTCGCCGCACATCGGCGTCACCGACACGACGTTCCGCGACGCGCACCAGTCGCTGCTCGCCACCCGCGTCCGGTCGAAGGACCTCCTCGCGGTGGCGCCGGTCGTCGCGAACACGCTGCCGCAGCTGCTGTCCCTGGAGTGCTGGGGCGGCGCGACCTACGACGTCGCGCTGCGGTTCCTCGCCGAGGACCCGTGGGAGCGCCTGGCCGCGCTGCGCGAGGCCGTGCCGAACATCTGCCTCCAGATGCTGCTGCGCGGGCGCAACACCGTGGGGTACACGCCGTACCCGACCGAAGTGACCAACGCCTTCGTCGAAGAAGCGACCAAGACCGGCATCGACATCTTCCGGATCTTCGACGCGCTCAACGACGTCGAGCAGATGCGCCCGGCCATCGAAGCCGTGCGCGAGACCGGGTCCGCGGTCGCCGAGGTGGCGCTCTGCTACACCTCCGACCTGTCGGACCCGGGCGAGAAGCTCTACACGCTCGACTACTACCTGAAGCTGGCCGAGCAGATCGTCGGCGCCGGGGCGCACGTCCTGGCGATCAAGGACATGGCCGGGCTGCTCCGCGCGCCCGCGGCGACCAAGCTGGTCACCGCGCTGCGCAAGGAGTTCGACCTGCCGGTGCACATCCACACCCACGACACCGCGGGCGGCCAGCTGGCCACCTACCTCGCGGCGATCAACGCGGGCGCGGACGCCGTCGACGGCGCGGTGTCGTCGATGGCGGGCACGACGTCGCAGCCGTCGCTGTCGTCGATCGTGGCGGCCACCGACCACTCCGCCCGCACGACCGGGCTGGACCTGCGGGCGATCGGCGAGCTGGAGCCGTACTGGGAGAGCGTGCGCAAGATCTACGCGCCGTTCGAGGCCGGGCTGGCGTCGCCGACCGGGCGCGTCTACGACCACGAGATCCCCGGCGGGCAGCTGTCGAACCTGCGCACGCAGGCCATCGCGCTGGGCCTGGGCGACCGGTTCGAGGACATCGAGGCGATGTACGCCGCCGCCGACAAGATCCTCGGCCACCTGGTGAAGGTGACGCCGTCGTCCAAGGTCGTCGGCGACCTGGCGCTGCACCTGGTCGGCGCGGGCGTCTCGCCGGCCGACTTCGAGGCGGAGCCGAACAAGTTCGACATCCCGGACTCGGTGATCGGCTTCCTGCGCGGCGAGCTGGGCGACCCGCCCGGCGGCTGGCCGGAACCGTTCCGCACCAAGGCCCTCGAGGGCCGCGCGGCGGCGAAGCCGGTCGCGGAACTGTCCGAAGAGGACCGCACGGCGCTTGCGGAGCACCCGCGGCGGACGCTCAACCGGCTGCTGTTCCCCGGCCCGACGAAGGAGTTCGAGGCGCACCGCGAGGCCTACGGTGACACGTCGGTCCTGCCCAGCAAGGACTTCTTCTACGGCCTGCGCCCGGGCGAGGAGTACCCGGTCGACCTCGAGCCGGGCGTCCGGCTGCTCATCGAGCTGGAGGCGATCGGCGAGGCCGACGAGCGCGGCGTGCGCACGGTGATGTCGACGCTGAACGGCCAGCTGCGGCCGATCCAGATCCGCGACCGCTCGATCG is a window from the Amycolatopsis sp. cg9 genome containing:
- a CDS encoding pyruvate carboxylase; translated protein: MFRKVLVANRGEIAIRAFRAGYELGAGTVAVFPHEDRNSLHRLKADEAYEIGEPGHPVRAYLSVDEIVSAAKKAGADAVYPGYGFLSENPDLARACEEAGVTFVGPSAEILELTGNKARAVKAAREAGVPVLGSSEPSSDVDALVAAAEELGFPVFVKAVAGGGGRGMRRVEDPAVLRESIEAAAREAESAFGDPTVFLEKAVVEPRHIEVQILADGAGNIIHLYERDCSVQRRHQKVVELAPAPNLDPELRDRICADAVKFAKQIGYRNAGTVEFLLDKQGNHVFIEMNPRIQVEHTVTEEVTDVDLVQSQLRIASGETLDDLGLSQDKIYLRGAALQCRITTEDPANGFRPDTGMISAYRSPGGSGIRLDGGTAFSGTEISAHFDSLLVKLTCRGRDFKTAVGRARRAVAEFRIRGVATNIPFLQAVLDDEDFRAGRVTTSFIEERPQLLTARQSADRGTRLLTYLADQTVNKPHGERPKTPDATVKLPKLPKDAEPAPGSKQKLVELGPAGFAEWLRKSPHIGVTDTTFRDAHQSLLATRVRSKDLLAVAPVVANTLPQLLSLECWGGATYDVALRFLAEDPWERLAALREAVPNICLQMLLRGRNTVGYTPYPTEVTNAFVEEATKTGIDIFRIFDALNDVEQMRPAIEAVRETGSAVAEVALCYTSDLSDPGEKLYTLDYYLKLAEQIVGAGAHVLAIKDMAGLLRAPAATKLVTALRKEFDLPVHIHTHDTAGGQLATYLAAINAGADAVDGAVSSMAGTTSQPSLSSIVAATDHSARTTGLDLRAIGELEPYWESVRKIYAPFEAGLASPTGRVYDHEIPGGQLSNLRTQAIALGLGDRFEDIEAMYAAADKILGHLVKVTPSSKVVGDLALHLVGAGVSPADFEAEPNKFDIPDSVIGFLRGELGDPPGGWPEPFRTKALEGRAAAKPVAELSEEDRTALAEHPRRTLNRLLFPGPTKEFEAHREAYGDTSVLPSKDFFYGLRPGEEYPVDLEPGVRLLIELEAIGEADERGVRTVMSTLNGQLRPIQIRDRSIASDIPATEKAEKGNPKQVAAPFAGVVTLQVAEGDTVEAGATVATIEAMKMEASITASAGGKVGRLAINSVQQVEGGDLLLVLE
- a CDS encoding S8 family peptidase is translated as MLLAAVATVLAGPAAAGGVQPDPPSWGLDRIDQRTGLDHAYHYATDGSGVTIYVIDSGVDANHPDFQGRVAPGRDFLNGGADTADTNGHGTRLAGIAAGKDYGVAKGAQIVPVRVLDKDGGGATDQIIAGIDWVAQNAQQPAVAVLGIGGVPNDRLDDAVKRLAAVLPVAVPAGSETADASGFSPGRVAEALTVGATDTQDRPDKASNFGQDVDLYAPGVDVPGPIAGGTGAGPESGTSMAAAFAAGVAALYRAQHPEMAPAQVDQALVQAATTDALKGVPDGTANRLLYAPPGT